TAACAGTGGCCCAGCCAAGAGATTTCGATAAGGTTTTCGGTTATGATCTGACAACTTCAACCGAAGAAGTCTTTTACATTAAAACCTCCAGGACGGATGGCAAAACGTGGAGTTATTTATCCTATACTTCACACCCCAAGTTTGAAATTGAGCCTGGTAAACTAATGTTAAACGGAAACGGATATTTTACCCATTATACCGATTTAAGAAACAAGGTCATAGAAAATTGGGATGAGAATGATTTTCGGCATGATTTAAATGTCAGATTTTATATTTTTGGAGAAGACGCTTACGGTAGTTATACCTGCTTATTGACTAAATATTGGGATCCTCTGGCACAAGGAGGCGGGGCGAATGTTTCAATACCGTTAATCAGATATTCTGATGTATTGATAACATACGCCGAAGCCACTGCGCGGGTGAATAATAATCCTACCCAGGAATCGATAGAGTATTTGAATAAATTAAGGCGACGCGCTTATGGATTAAATCCAGACTCTCCGGATGAATCCGTTGATTATAAGTTATCCGATTATAATGATATGGATAAATTTATCGATTTGTTAATAAAAGAGGAGACGTATGAACGGATGAACGAGGCTAAGCACTGGGATTTTATCGTTCGTTTGGGCAAAGCCCAGGAATTGGTGGGTAAATATCAGAAAGTCAACGGTGACTATACGACAATAAGTGAAAAGCATTATTTGTGGAAAATCCCCGATGCGGAATTTAACTACAACAAGGCTCTTGATCAGAAAGTTGATCAAAATCCCGGATATATAACAGAATAATAATATTATTACCATTACATATGAAAAAAATATCGTTTTTAATTACAGTCGTTTTTTTAACTCACTTCAGTATTGTCTGTTCCCAGCACAACTTCAAAATTGTTTCTTACAACATTCTTGAAGGCCTGCAGCAAGATAGTCTGAACAAAGTCAGGTTTGAGGAATGGGTTACTTCCGTTGACCCCGATGTGGTGGCTTTTCAGGAGATGAACAAATTTACGCAAAAAAGCCTGGAGGAATTTTCCCATAGTTACGGACATCCGTATGCTGTCCTATCCAAACTGGAAGGATATCCGGTAGCCTTGTCGTCAAAATTTCCCATCGTGAATGTTCAAAAGGTGGTGGATAATATGTGGCATGCGTATATTTACGCGAACGTAAATAAATTGCATATTTTTGTCATACACTTTTCTCCTTTTAATTACAAGAAAAGACTGGAAGAGGTAAGGACAGTTTTGTCGCATGCCGCTACCTTACCCCAAAATGAGCCCATTCTTATTATGGGGGACTTTAATTCATTGGACAGAAGTGATGAGTCACACTATGGTGCACAAATGGTGGAAGGCATGAGAAAGCGGGAAAAGGAGCAGTCGCACATTAGAAATCTCAATAACGGCGATATTGATTACTCGGTTATGGACCAGCTCTCCAAAGCCGGATTCAGGGATACCCACTGGCTGACTAATACGACATTCAAACATAGTATTCCGACTAAAAAATCAGGATCCGGAAATTTCAAGAGAATTGATTTCATGTGGGTAAATCAAGCGATGGCCGAAAAAGTGGTGAAATCAGATATCATTCATGATAAATACACAGATGTCATGTCGGACCACTATCCTGTTTATGTTGAATTTAAGCTGAAATGATTTTGGTTTCGGTAATTAAAGCCCAAAGAGGCCGGTTTCGGATTACCTTGAGCCGGCCTCTTTTGATGTGATTTTGTTTATTTGTTCTTTTTTTTGGAGAAAAAATGAGATGGGGGTATTAAATTATAGGGATATTGACTCAATTCGCCCCGATTTCTACCGAAGAGCTTACGTTAAATAAAATGTTGAAACAAAATCCCGGATGGGATAACTTAAACTAAAAGAACGATGACAAAATGTAAATGTGTTTATTAGATCGCTCTTGTTTTCTTCCTTTTCGTTACCGTTTCGTGCAGCGAATCAAACTCGAAGCGTCCGCGGGAAATAATCGTCGGGGGAGACAATGTGGTGATGATCCTGGATTTCGCCAACTCGGCCGACAGCGTAAAGAAAGTCAATTGGTACCTGAAGACCTCCGAAGTCACGAACATGC
This portion of the Petrimonas sulfuriphila genome encodes:
- a CDS encoding RagB/SusD family nutrient uptake outer membrane protein — its product is MKKIVLLSIFALSLLCLSSCYESLDEADYTYALATSNFYNTTNEANAAVMAPLNMMRGAYDANWFATLEINTEYCYSKGVYTGYSPRYEGLVNATHITRIGSNWTNIYKAILYCNIAIDRLPDANAMTGQEINAFIGELRFLRAFNYFNLVRHWGAVPLRTEENMEIWDLKKSSVEDIYEFIIDDLLFAVNNCPSTSRMIGTPNLYAAKALLSEVYMYTKDYAKSKQLAEEIINSGIYALVTVAQPRDFDKVFGYDLTTSTEEVFYIKTSRTDGKTWSYLSYTSHPKFEIEPGKLMLNGNGYFTHYTDLRNKVIENWDENDFRHDLNVRFYIFGEDAYGSYTCLLTKYWDPLAQGGGANVSIPLIRYSDVLITYAEATARVNNNPTQESIEYLNKLRRRAYGLNPDSPDESVDYKLSDYNDMDKFIDLLIKEETYERMNEAKHWDFIVRLGKAQELVGKYQKVNGDYTTISEKHYLWKIPDAEFNYNKALDQKVDQNPGYITE
- a CDS encoding endonuclease/exonuclease/phosphatase family protein, with amino-acid sequence MKKISFLITVVFLTHFSIVCSQHNFKIVSYNILEGLQQDSLNKVRFEEWVTSVDPDVVAFQEMNKFTQKSLEEFSHSYGHPYAVLSKLEGYPVALSSKFPIVNVQKVVDNMWHAYIYANVNKLHIFVIHFSPFNYKKRLEEVRTVLSHAATLPQNEPILIMGDFNSLDRSDESHYGAQMVEGMRKREKEQSHIRNLNNGDIDYSVMDQLSKAGFRDTHWLTNTTFKHSIPTKKSGSGNFKRIDFMWVNQAMAEKVVKSDIIHDKYTDVMSDHYPVYVEFKLK